A window from Rhizosphaericola mali encodes these proteins:
- a CDS encoding cold-shock protein → MSETFNKKEKEKKRREKQVAKQERKEQRKMQSIKGAPLSDMMAYVDENGNLTSTPVDFKNKKDVSIDEIQISIPKLEDRALVDTKKGVVKFFNQEKGFGFIQENNNKIDLFFHINSLVHAVNMNDRVSFEVVRGKKGPEAVNITKL, encoded by the coding sequence ATGAGCGAAACATTTAACAAAAAAGAAAAAGAAAAAAAGAGAAGAGAAAAGCAAGTTGCAAAACAAGAACGCAAAGAGCAAAGAAAAATGCAATCAATAAAAGGCGCTCCATTGTCTGATATGATGGCGTATGTTGATGAAAATGGGAATTTAACAAGTACTCCTGTTGATTTCAAAAATAAAAAAGATGTAAGTATTGATGAAATTCAAATCTCAATACCAAAATTAGAAGATCGAGCTTTAGTAGATACTAAAAAAGGTGTTGTAAAGTTTTTTAATCAAGAAAAGGGATTTGGTTTTATTCAAGAAAATAACAATAAAATAGATCTATTTTTTCACATTAATTCTCTAGTTCATGCCGTTAATATGAATGACAGAGTTTCGTTTGAAGTTGTTAGAGGAAAAAAAGGGCCAGAAGCGGTAAACATAACGAAATTATAA
- a CDS encoding lysophospholipid acyltransferase family protein, with protein MPFWIVYRISDCLYFLIYRIIGYRKKIVRQNIASSFPNKTIVEQKQIERKYYAYLCDLILETFKTLTISKRSMLKRCHLEKDAEALFADLNRKNNSAILVLGHHGNWEWAGNTVGIVCGQPVYIIYHPLTSKFFNRLMIRMRSRFGNKLIAMKDTFRQMSQNRPNTVMTAFVADQSPVPEHAYWLRFLNQDTPVFEGVEKMARKLKQSVVYMDIVKKKRGFYSITAKLIEDFSTENITGTITQKHIKCLEDSINSQPETWLWSHRRWKHKKKIDTIVHPSII; from the coding sequence TTGCCTTTTTGGATAGTATACAGAATATCAGATTGTTTATATTTTCTTATATATAGAATTATTGGGTATCGCAAAAAAATAGTAAGGCAAAATATAGCAAGTTCTTTCCCAAACAAAACTATAGTTGAGCAAAAACAAATAGAACGTAAATATTATGCTTATTTATGTGATTTGATTTTAGAAACTTTCAAGACTCTAACGATAAGCAAAAGGAGTATGTTAAAGCGTTGCCATCTTGAAAAAGATGCGGAAGCTTTATTTGCAGATTTAAATCGAAAAAATAATAGTGCTATTCTTGTGCTCGGTCATCACGGTAATTGGGAATGGGCGGGAAATACGGTAGGGATAGTTTGCGGACAACCCGTTTATATTATATATCATCCACTTACAAGTAAATTTTTCAATCGCTTAATGATTCGGATGCGTAGTCGATTTGGCAATAAATTGATAGCTATGAAGGATACATTTAGGCAAATGTCACAAAATAGGCCTAATACTGTAATGACGGCTTTTGTAGCGGATCAATCTCCTGTGCCAGAGCATGCCTATTGGTTAAGATTTCTAAATCAAGACACACCAGTGTTTGAGGGCGTCGAAAAAATGGCAAGGAAATTAAAGCAATCTGTAGTATATATGGATATTGTTAAGAAAAAGAGAGGATTTTATTCTATTACAGCTAAGCTTATTGAGGATTTTTCGACTGAAAATATAACTGGAACTATAACTCAAAAGCATATAAAATGTTTGGAAGATTCTATTAATAGTCAACCAGAGACTTGGCTATGGTCGCATAGACGTTGGAAACATAAAAAGAAAATCGATACCATTGTACATCCAAGTATTATATAA
- a CDS encoding RNA recognition motif domain-containing protein, with translation MNIFVSNLSYSVTNEELKSLFEQYGEVNSCVIIMDKFTQRSKGFGFVEISNEEEAEAAIKDLNGKQFGERSINVAQARERQIKSDGGGYRGNKSSNRW, from the coding sequence ATGAACATTTTTGTTTCTAATTTGAGTTATTCTGTTACCAATGAGGAGTTAAAATCATTGTTTGAACAATATGGAGAAGTAAATTCTTGCGTAATTATCATGGATAAATTTACACAAAGAAGTAAAGGATTTGGATTTGTTGAAATTTCAAATGAGGAAGAAGCGGAAGCTGCCATTAAAGATTTAAACGGGAAACAATTTGGAGAACGTTCCATAAATGTTGCTCAAGCGAGAGAGCGTCAAATTAAATCAGATGGTGGTGGTTATCGTGGAAACAAATCTTCTAATCGCTGGTAA